A genomic segment from Anopheles maculipalpis chromosome X, idAnoMacuDA_375_x, whole genome shotgun sequence encodes:
- the LOC126557424 gene encoding chitin deacetylase 1, whose protein sequence is MRALAVAFFGAALCLVNAQQNKEEKEFKCPIEQGNGNFADPVTCRRFYQCVDGFPYLNRCPSGLYFDDIQKYCTFKAEAKCGPLASTPTATTESPIDLAKKCNPAECELPYCYCNKDGTLIPKGLDPEETPQIILLTFDGAVNLNNYEHYRKVFNGKRKNPNGCDIKGTFFISHEYSNYQQIQTLANDGHEIAVETISLQMGLQDKGYEEWVGEMIGMRSILKHFSNVTANEINGMRAPFLKPGRNTQYKVIEDFGFIYDSSISVPPSPIPVWPYTLDYKIPHECKSGTCPTKSFPGIWEVPLNAHFVESYEGGHCPYMDQCVLHNHDAEEVFAWLQEDFERYYYQNKAPYMMPFHTNWFQIKELEGGLHKFLDWTQTMPDVWFVTITQALTWITDPKTNKQLAGYEPWNCKSKSTLTPKPCNISNKCALAFKEPTSNISDTRYMETCFDCPAVYPWLGDSHGSGIPGRDNYIDQSEGGGASAGREQGDEEEQK, encoded by the exons CCCAGCAAAACAAGGAGGAGAAGGAGTTCAAGTGTCCCATCGAGCAGGGCAACGGTAACTTCGCCGACCCGGTCACATGCCGTCGATTTTATCAG TGCGTTGATGGATTTCCGTACCTAAATCGCTGCCCATCCGGTCTGTACTTCGATGACATCCAGAAGTACTGCACTTTCAAGGCGGAGGCTAAATGTGGCCCACTAGCGTCAA CACCGACAGCGACAACCGAATCTCCGATCGATCTGGCGAAAAAGTGTAACCCGGCTGAATGCGAGCTGCCGTACTGTTACTGCAACAAGGATGGCACCCTGATCCCGAAAGGTCTCGACCCGGAAGAG ACGCCGCAAATCATACTGCTCACCTTCGACGGTGCCGTCAATCTGAACAACTACGAACACTACCGGAAGGTGTTTAACGGCAAGCGCAAAAATCCGAACGGCTGTGACATCAAGGGTACCTTCTTCATCTCGCACGAGTACAG CAACTACCAACAAATCCAGACGCTCGCCAACGATGGTCACGAGATCGCAGTCGAAACGATCTCCCTGCAGATGGGTCTCCAGGACAAGGGCTACGAGGAGTGGGTCGGTGAGATGATCGGTATGCGATCGATTCTGAAGCATTTCTCCAACGTTACCGCTAACGAGATCAATGGCATGCGGGCACCGTTCCTGAAGCCGGGCCGCAACACCCAGTACAAGGTGATCGAAGACTTTGGCTTCATCTACGACAGCTCGATCAGTGTGCCGCCGAGCCCGATCCCGGTGTGGCCGTACACGCTCGATTACAAGATCCCGCACGAATGCAAGAGCGGTACCTGTCCGACGAAATCGTTCCCGGGCATCTGGGAGGTGCCGCTGAATGCGCACTTTGTCGAGAGTTACGAGGGCGGCCACTGTCCGTACATGGACCAGTGCGTGCTGCACAATCACGACGCGGAGGAGGTGTTCGCTTGGTTGCAGGAAGACTTTGAGCGGTACTACTACCAGAACAAGGCACCGTACATGATGCCGTTCCACACGAACTGGTTCCAGATTAAGGAGCTCGAGGGCGGTCTGCACAAATTCCTTGACTGGACGCAAACGAT gCCGGACGTATGGTTCGTCACGATCACGCAAGCACTTACCTGGATTACGGACCCGAAGACGAACAAGCAGCTCGCTGGGTACGAACCATGGAACTGCAAGAGCAAATCCACCCTAACACCGAAACCGTGCAATATCTCGAACAAGTGTGCGCTCGCGTTCAAGGAACCGACGTCGAACATCAGCGATACGCGCTACATGGAGACCTGCTTCGACTGTCCGGCCGTCTATCCGTGGTTGGGCGATTCGCACGGTTCCGGCATTCCTGGGCGCGATAACTACATCGACCAGTCGGAGGGTGGTGGTGCTAGTGCCGGTCGCGAACAGGGTGATGAAGAGGAACAGAAGTAA
- the LOC126561605 gene encoding glycine-rich selenoprotein-like: MVYISRNGAVQEAQPWGVERIKGLIMGFFNFLVMFFRTMLDFQGGGSGGRDARRGGGSGGGNDGPPGGPRRRPIGRPMTLSDCTVPGGG, translated from the exons ATGGTGTACATTTCAAGAA ACGGCGCGGTACAGGAAGCCCAACCATGGGGCGTAGAACGCATAAAGGGTCTTATAATGGGATTCTTTAACTTCCTGGTGATGTT TTTCCGCACGATGCTGGACTTCCAGGGAGGCGGTTCGGGCGGTCGCGATGCACGACGTGGCGGTGGCAGTGGAGGTGGCAACGATGGTCCACCGGGAGGACCGCGCCGAAGACCGATCGGTCGACCGATGACACTGTCCGATTGCACCGTACCCGGCGGTGGATGA
- the LOC126559756 gene encoding antigen 5 like allergen Cul n 1-like: MNQSLSFNLLTYLLLLAQRTVSYKDEEYCSICRDHVACGNVGTLHGNCSKYINVSLTILTHYQHQILERANDLRQTFAMGHLPGFNETFGPMHSVTWDPEMADLCRMNLNTCNFAHDKCRGTLRFPYSGQTLGKLTKCVSAANVDSLKIRVLPHVILHLIDRWYLEHEVTKPSDVKHYSQHSSARKFQIGHFLQLINCNVCRMGCSLLSYREHRKHLVCDTYILCCNYSYINIVNRPICNVNRYEKTCKKDNKFPALCEHCHL, translated from the exons ATGAACCAATCACTCTCATTCAATTTACTCACCTACCTACTATTGCTAGCACAACGCACCGTATCGTACAAGGACGAAGAGTATTGTAGCATCTGTAGGGATCACGTCGCATGTGGAAACGTTGGCACGCTGCATGGAAACTGCTCGAAGTATATTAACGTAAGCCTTACTATTCTCACCCATTATCAGCACCAGATACTGGAACGTGCGAATGATTTGCGCCAAACGTTCGCTATGGGCCATTTGCCCGGTTTCAACGAAACGTTCGGACCGATGCACTCCGTCACGTGGGACCCGGAAATGGCGGACCTTTGCCGGATGAACCTTAACACGTGTAACTTTGCTCACGACAAGTGCCGCGGTACGCTACGGTTCCCGTACAGTGGGCAAACGCTCGGCAAGCTAACCAAATGTGTATCTGCTGCGAACGTAGATAGTTTGAAGATACGGGTGCTCCCGCACGTTATCCTGCATCTGATCGACCGTTGGTATCTGGAGCATGAAGTAACGAAACCTTCGGACGTGAAGCATTACTCTCAACATTCATC CGCCCGTAAATTCCAGATCGGACACTTTCTGCAGCTAATCAACTGTAACGTGTGTCGTATGGGTTGTTCACTACTCTCATACCGGGAGCACCGTAAGCACCTAGTGTGCGATACGTATATCCTCTGCTGCAACTACTCCTACATCAACATCGTCAATCGACCGATCTGCAACGTTAACCGGTACGAGAAGACGTGCAAGAAGGATAATAAATTTCCCGCCCTCTGTGAACACTGTCACCTCTAG
- the LOC126563568 gene encoding antigen 5 like allergen Cul n 1-like, with amino-acid sequence MHGLGLRSVCAVLLVSCILDKATVCTSDATEPWYEVTTAGDDESSTEPTTELPYVESTSATPWMESTETSPTADYADAVEWTDTSAYDVYCKPELCLRYNRYGELEPKRHVACGFNGSFAADCPPGRMILKIDAQLRHYILHLHNEARDRLARGDEPAFAPASRMPTVTWNDELANLAEINVRSCKFEHDECRSTYQYLHAGQNLAVGSYYLETDIFEIVRNLTTLWYREYVDTTQEVLDKYTTDYNATIGHYTQMISDRTTAIGCGVVIYPKKIEDFVFKMVLYACNYAITSIVHQPIYLKGEPASRCVTGTNPDYGGLCSLDENQLIKAIPAYT; translated from the exons ATGCACG GATTAGGTTTGCGCAGTGTCTGTGCAGTGCTGCTAGTGAGTTGCATACTGGACAAGGCCACCGTTTGCACTTCCGACGCTACAGAGCCATGGTACGAGGTGACAACAGCAGGTGACGATGAGTCTAGTACGGAGCCGACCACAGAGTTACCGTACGTCGAGAGTACGAGCGCAACTCCCTGGATGGAATCTACGGAAACGTCGCCGACAGCAGACTACGCGGACGCCGTCGAGTGGACCGATACGAGTGCGTACGATGTCTACTGCAAACCGGAGCTATGTCTGCGCTACAACCGATATGGCGAGCTGGAACCTAAGAGGCACGTTGCCTGCGGGTTCAATGGTTCGTTCGCAGCCGACTGTCCACCGGGGCGAATGATACTTAAGATCGATGCGCAGCTCCGCCACTACATCCTGCATCTACACAACGAGGCACGCGATCGGTTGGCACGGGGTGACGAGCCAGCGTTTGCTCCCGCCTCTAGAATGCCGACTGTG ACTTGGAACGATGAGCTGGCTAATTTGGCGGAAATTAACGTGCGCAGCTGTAAGTTCGAGCATGACGAGTGCCGCAGCACGTATCAGTATCTACACGCAGGGCAAAATTTGGCCGTAGGTTCGTATTACCTTGAGACGGATATCTTCGAAATCGTGCGCAACCTGACGACGCTCTGGTACAGGGAGTATGTAGACACGACGCAGGAAGTGTTGGACAAGTACACCACCGACTACAA TGCCACCATCGGACACTACACGCAGATGATCTCCGATCGCACGACCGCAATCGGGTGCGGTGTCGTGATCTACCCCAAGAAGATAGAGGACTttgtgttcaagatggtgctGTACGCCTGCAACTACGCCATTACGAGCATCGTACATCAGCCAATTTATTTGAAAGGTGAGCCGGCCAGCCGTTGCGTAACGGGCACCAATCCAGACTATGGTGGTCTCTGTAGCTTGGACGAGAATCAACTGATTAAAGCGATACCTGCGTACACTTGA